A stretch of Microbulbifer sp. SAOS-129_SWC DNA encodes these proteins:
- a CDS encoding LysE family translocator encodes MDALDLTRLALFVPTFFLVSITPGMCMTLSLTLGMTVGVRRTLWMMAGELLGVAMVALAAVLGVAAMMLKYPTAFLVFKWLGGAYLAWLGIQMWRARGRMVLVAPTERTADAPLPTRRALALQGFVTAAANPKGWAFCIALLPPFINDSAPLAPQLVAMLAIIMLTETTCLLIYASGGRTLSGLLARSENVRLVNRIAGTLMFGVGAWLALG; translated from the coding sequence ATGGACGCGCTCGACCTGACCCGACTCGCACTGTTCGTGCCGACATTTTTTCTGGTGTCGATCACCCCGGGCATGTGTATGACCCTGTCGCTGACGCTGGGCATGACCGTCGGCGTGCGCCGCACCCTGTGGATGATGGCCGGCGAGCTGCTGGGGGTGGCGATGGTGGCGCTGGCCGCCGTGCTCGGTGTCGCCGCGATGATGCTCAAGTACCCGACCGCCTTTTTGGTGTTCAAATGGCTGGGCGGTGCCTACCTGGCCTGGCTGGGTATCCAGATGTGGCGCGCGCGCGGCCGCATGGTGCTGGTGGCGCCCACCGAGCGCACGGCCGACGCGCCGTTGCCGACGCGCCGCGCGCTGGCCCTGCAGGGCTTTGTCACCGCGGCCGCCAATCCCAAGGGCTGGGCTTTCTGTATCGCGTTACTGCCGCCATTTATCAATGACAGCGCCCCGCTGGCACCGCAGCTGGTGGCCATGCTTGCTATCATCATGCTGACGGAAACAACGTGTCTGTTGATCTACGCCAGCGGTGGCCGCACCCTCAGCGGCCTGTTGGCGCGCAGTGAAAATGTGCGCCTCGTGAATCGCATTGCCGGCACGCTGATGTTCGGAGTCGGCGCCTGGTTGGCGCTCGGCTGA
- a CDS encoding DMT family transporter, which produces MQRKQVQAEILLLLAAFFWGLAFVPQKVAMEHIEPLAFNAWRFFLGGLILIPIVSWLSRRAPKLTHEMQPGEEGGGRVAHSWRACLPGGAILGFWLFLGAALQQAALLYTTAGRVGFITGFYLLLVPVIGLSLGHRTNRWTWAGIGLALLGLYWLADFSEKAQLVGDLMAFASAFVFAIQVLSADHLVRRYDALRLACVQFLVCGALSAVASLIVEQPSLQAAIDAAWPIAYMMIFSTAIAFTFQLLAQRHAAPSHATVIMSLESVFALAAGWLLLNELLSGRELLGCGLMLAGMLVSHYGNHTGTHH; this is translated from the coding sequence ATGCAACGCAAACAAGTCCAGGCAGAAATCCTGCTGCTACTGGCCGCTTTTTTCTGGGGCCTGGCCTTCGTGCCGCAAAAGGTGGCGATGGAGCATATCGAGCCGCTGGCGTTCAACGCCTGGCGCTTCTTCCTCGGCGGCCTGATCCTGATTCCCATCGTCTCCTGGCTGTCGCGGCGCGCGCCCAAGCTCACCCACGAGATGCAGCCGGGCGAAGAGGGCGGTGGCCGGGTTGCGCACAGCTGGCGCGCCTGCCTGCCCGGCGGCGCGATCCTGGGATTCTGGCTGTTTCTCGGTGCGGCACTGCAGCAGGCGGCGCTGCTGTACACCACTGCCGGGCGCGTCGGTTTTATCACCGGCTTCTACCTGTTGCTGGTGCCGGTGATCGGGCTGTCTCTCGGCCACCGCACCAACCGCTGGACCTGGGCCGGTATCGGCCTGGCACTGCTGGGCCTGTACTGGCTGGCGGACTTCAGCGAGAAGGCGCAACTGGTCGGTGATCTGATGGCCTTTGCCAGCGCCTTCGTGTTTGCGATCCAGGTGTTGTCGGCGGACCACCTGGTGCGTCGCTACGACGCGCTGCGCCTCGCCTGTGTGCAGTTCCTTGTGTGCGGCGCGCTGTCGGCAGTCGCCTCGCTGATTGTGGAGCAACCGAGTCTGCAAGCGGCGATCGACGCGGCCTGGCCGATTGCCTACATGATGATTTTCTCCACCGCCATCGCATTTACCTTCCAGCTACTGGCCCAGCGCCATGCGGCGCCGTCGCACGCCACGGTGATCATGAGCCTGGAATCGGTGTTTGCGCTGGCGGCCGGCTGGCTGCTGCTGAACGAATTGCTCTCCGGGCGCGAACTGCTCGGCTGCGGCTTGATGCTGGCCGGTATGCTGGTCAGCCACTACGGCAATCACACCGGCACTCACCACTGA
- the recJ gene encoding single-stranded-DNA-specific exonuclease RecJ — protein sequence MPTKIQRRPVDLSTGRFASDTPKILQRVLLGRGVTSEADLDHRLAKLHAPQAMRGMERAVQLLVEAVRAQQKILIVGDFDADGATSSTLAVLALGAMGAPAVEFLVPNRFDFGYGLTPEIVEVAKESAPDVLITVDNGISSIDGVAAARAAGMTVIVTDHHLPGAQLPEADAIVNPNQPDCDFPSKNLAGVGVIFYLLSRLRSALQDSGWFTESAFGSLGLRAPNMAEYLDLVALGTVADLVPLDHNNRILVHQGIARIRAGRCRPGISALMEVAGRDRRKLSTTDIGFILGPRINAAGRLDDIGTGIRCLLTRDPTEARELAAELDALNRDRKAIEQGMQREAMAALDKLQLDGEIPWSLCLYDEGWHQGVVGILASRIKEKFHRPVIAFAEGDSTSTSGLIKGSARSIPGLHIRDALSDVAAAHPELIAKFGGHAMAAGLSLQREHFPAFTAAFEAAVRNRLQESQLQAVIESDGELEAAEFTMHTAATLRACAPWGQAFPEPQFDGEFLLLQQRIVGERHLKMVVAPLDNPQLALDAIAFNVDTDQWPQAVERVQLAYKLDINEFRGRESLQLLVSYLEAV from the coding sequence ATGCCAACAAAAATTCAGCGGCGGCCAGTGGATTTGTCCACTGGCCGTTTTGCTTCTGACACACCGAAAATCCTGCAGCGGGTCCTGCTCGGCCGCGGCGTGACCAGCGAGGCGGATCTGGACCATCGCCTCGCCAAACTGCACGCACCCCAGGCAATGCGCGGCATGGAGCGGGCCGTGCAACTGCTGGTGGAAGCCGTGCGCGCGCAGCAGAAAATCCTGATCGTGGGCGACTTCGACGCCGACGGCGCCACCAGCAGTACGCTGGCGGTACTGGCGCTGGGTGCCATGGGCGCGCCCGCGGTGGAGTTCCTGGTGCCCAACCGCTTCGACTTCGGTTATGGGCTGACGCCGGAAATCGTCGAGGTGGCGAAAGAGTCGGCCCCGGACGTGTTGATCACCGTCGACAACGGCATCAGCAGCATTGACGGTGTTGCCGCGGCCAGGGCCGCCGGCATGACGGTGATCGTCACCGACCACCACTTGCCCGGGGCGCAGCTGCCGGAGGCGGATGCGATCGTCAACCCGAACCAGCCCGACTGCGACTTCCCCAGCAAGAACCTGGCCGGGGTGGGGGTCATCTTCTACCTGCTGAGCCGCCTGCGCAGTGCGCTGCAAGACAGCGGCTGGTTTACAGAGAGCGCCTTTGGTTCTCTGGGATTGCGTGCACCGAATATGGCCGAGTACCTGGACCTGGTGGCGCTGGGCACGGTGGCGGACCTGGTGCCGCTGGATCACAACAACCGCATTCTCGTGCACCAGGGCATCGCGCGGATTCGCGCCGGCCGCTGCCGGCCGGGTATCTCCGCGCTGATGGAAGTGGCCGGGCGCGACCGGCGCAAACTGTCGACCACCGATATCGGCTTTATCCTCGGCCCGCGCATCAACGCTGCCGGGCGCCTGGACGATATCGGCACCGGCATCCGTTGCCTGCTGACCCGCGATCCCACCGAGGCGCGCGAGCTGGCGGCGGAGCTGGATGCGCTCAACCGCGACCGCAAGGCAATCGAGCAGGGCATGCAGCGCGAGGCCATGGCGGCGCTGGATAAACTGCAGCTCGATGGCGAGATACCGTGGAGCCTGTGTCTCTACGATGAGGGCTGGCACCAAGGCGTGGTGGGGATCCTCGCCAGCCGCATCAAGGAGAAATTCCACCGCCCGGTGATCGCGTTTGCCGAGGGCGACAGTACCTCAACCTCGGGCCTGATCAAGGGCTCGGCGCGCTCGATACCCGGTTTACATATTCGCGACGCGCTCAGCGATGTGGCCGCCGCGCATCCGGAATTGATCGCCAAGTTCGGCGGCCACGCCATGGCCGCGGGCCTGAGCCTGCAGCGGGAACATTTCCCCGCGTTTACCGCGGCGTTCGAGGCCGCGGTGCGCAACCGGCTGCAAGAATCCCAGTTGCAGGCGGTGATCGAATCCGACGGCGAGCTGGAAGCGGCAGAGTTCACCATGCACACCGCCGCCACGCTGCGCGCCTGCGCCCCCTGGGGGCAGGCGTTTCCCGAACCGCAGTTTGACGGTGAGTTCCTGCTGCTGCAGCAGCGTATCGTCGGCGAACGCCACCTGAAAATGGTGGTGGCACCGCTGGACAACCCGCAGCTGGCCCTGGATGCCATCGCTTTCAATGTGGACACGGACCAGTGGCCGCAGGCCGTTGAGCGGGTGCAGCTGGCCTACAAGCTGGATATCAACGAGTTTCGCGGGCGGGAGTCGTTGCAGTTGCTGGTCAGTTATCTGGAAGCGGTATAG